The Parachlamydiales bacterium genome includes a region encoding these proteins:
- a CDS encoding cyclic nucleotide-binding domain-containing protein — translation MATSTSLIGLPAISLTSETAAPRKSSSLLNIFASRIEEFNLLCESCIFKNLDTKNTKKIARHCEFVTLEESKPQLFNAGDKADSAYIVDKGAVVAYNDKLQILFKENSLFGELAFFTEGIRTLSVKAFGKGKTVLLKIPGSTFRKVIYKHFNVLKDFFIRISDAVRLCNEMNVEAKAVSPLERKTSLQFSVLKEQELYDDIIDQVKKYQPKDILSVEPKDYIYEVFPKLLNPSIHAKCESLLELVIYLRTLQEVHPEQKQEISVFEIILLQQFHKILSHPHHLDGTIAAKLLFICVQHPSLHPYFDIVKVVCKHFYQPNLKDTAQKETYFHFQLSLFLYQLRNRTDIPDWTSQLKEVLLMLKQMEIFNFIKLFEKISFMGKVDLFFAAEKHIRHAKEILFKQGDPGDAMYIITKGLAAVIVEIKEKSRSANGKEEIKVQKVIKAFKSAGDFFGDIALIDGQTRSATIEILENGTELLKIGKEAFETSLRDNKQILIELIQTYCLSLLEHNRNVGQNASFTLAKGTVESSSQQVSEPISGVHSPRRKKTDQNLSESDQIAQFLKQTALADKLADIQKKHPILSLHKQLEKIYKFKRDWKQIPEDMNNLYGIDVPVDANASPRIISTIPLIEIIRSLFPDNKLIPVYIKINQTQYHSHANPREHTSIEETLSQFLLEISKHTSSPVSHEHILKEIQPLLEDWKKWKSSPERDQYNSNLHLPCEEIARGCTNNAWMPADQLIRTSLDTINIYEGTSKEHYHGQLKGISLEIHIVGDTSSVTQTKYAILMDPKTRGFNRFAIHAIIPFKWQLFPNNNPPTGILTIEQDTTGIMFGPDVEINKQVLAKLLQLFKRYI, via the coding sequence ATGGCAACTTCAACATCCTTAATAGGACTCCCAGCGATATCTTTAACCAGTGAAACGGCAGCACCAAGAAAGTCCTCGAGTCTGCTTAATATCTTTGCCAGTCGAATTGAAGAATTTAACCTCTTATGTGAATCATGTATTTTCAAAAACTTAGATACTAAAAATACTAAGAAAATCGCCCGTCATTGCGAATTTGTAACATTAGAAGAGTCAAAACCCCAATTATTTAATGCAGGAGACAAAGCGGATTCTGCCTACATAGTCGATAAGGGGGCCGTTGTGGCTTATAATGATAAGTTACAAATACTCTTTAAAGAGAATAGCCTTTTCGGTGAATTAGCTTTCTTTACAGAAGGCATTCGCACTCTTTCTGTAAAAGCATTTGGAAAAGGGAAAACCGTTTTACTAAAAATACCGGGCAGTACTTTCCGAAAGGTTATATATAAACATTTTAACGTCTTAAAAGATTTCTTTATTCGTATTTCAGACGCTGTCCGTTTGTGTAATGAGATGAATGTTGAAGCTAAAGCCGTCTCACCGCTAGAGAGAAAAACCTCTCTTCAATTCTCTGTATTAAAAGAGCAAGAATTGTATGACGATATCATAGATCAAGTGAAAAAATACCAGCCTAAAGATATCTTATCCGTTGAACCAAAGGATTACATTTATGAAGTCTTCCCCAAATTATTAAATCCCTCTATACACGCCAAATGCGAATCATTGCTTGAACTTGTTATTTACCTACGGACTTTACAAGAAGTCCATCCCGAACAAAAACAAGAAATCAGCGTCTTCGAAATAATCCTGCTACAACAATTTCACAAAATTCTTTCCCATCCACATCATCTGGATGGTACTATAGCTGCCAAGCTATTATTTATCTGTGTCCAGCATCCTTCTTTACATCCCTATTTTGATATCGTAAAAGTCGTTTGCAAACATTTTTATCAACCTAATTTAAAAGATACCGCCCAAAAAGAAACATACTTCCATTTTCAGCTTTCTTTATTCCTTTATCAATTGCGGAATAGAACGGATATTCCTGATTGGACTTCCCAACTTAAAGAAGTTCTCTTAATGCTCAAACAAATGGAAATTTTCAATTTTATAAAACTATTTGAAAAGATCTCATTTATGGGAAAAGTGGATTTGTTTTTTGCAGCCGAAAAACATATTCGCCATGCAAAGGAAATACTATTTAAGCAAGGGGATCCTGGGGATGCAATGTATATCATCACCAAAGGGCTGGCAGCTGTCATAGTGGAAATAAAAGAAAAGTCCAGATCAGCAAATGGAAAAGAGGAAATAAAGGTTCAGAAAGTCATAAAAGCTTTTAAATCCGCCGGAGATTTCTTTGGAGACATAGCTTTAATTGACGGGCAAACGCGTTCAGCGACCATTGAAATTTTAGAAAATGGAACTGAACTTCTAAAAATAGGCAAAGAAGCCTTTGAAACGAGCTTACGTGACAATAAACAGATTCTCATAGAACTCATTCAAACATACTGCTTAAGTTTACTGGAACATAACAGGAATGTGGGTCAAAATGCATCATTTACACTAGCCAAAGGCACTGTGGAGAGCTCTTCCCAACAGGTATCGGAACCTATTTCAGGAGTGCATTCCCCGCGCAGAAAAAAGACTGACCAAAATTTATCTGAGAGTGATCAAATAGCCCAATTTCTTAAGCAAACAGCTTTAGCAGATAAGTTAGCAGATATTCAGAAAAAACATCCTATTTTAAGTTTGCATAAACAATTAGAAAAAATTTACAAATTTAAACGAGATTGGAAACAAATTCCTGAAGATATGAATAATCTTTATGGGATTGATGTTCCTGTTGACGCTAATGCAAGCCCAAGAATTATTTCCACTATACCTTTAATTGAAATAATACGGTCGCTTTTTCCAGATAATAAGCTCATACCCGTATACATCAAAATAAACCAAACACAATACCACTCACATGCTAATCCCAGGGAGCATACTTCAATCGAAGAGACATTATCTCAATTTCTTTTAGAAATTTCAAAGCATACCTCTTCTCCTGTAAGTCATGAACATATCCTAAAAGAGATTCAACCTCTTCTAGAAGACTGGAAAAAGTGGAAAAGCTCACCTGAAAGAGATCAATACAATAGCAATCTACATCTGCCGTGTGAAGAAATAGCCCGTGGGTGTACCAACAATGCGTGGATGCCTGCAGATCAACTGATAAGAACGTCTTTGGATACTATTAATATCTATGAAGGGACTTCAAAGGAACATTACCACGGACAACTTAAGGGCATAAGTTTAGAAATTCATATAGTCGGAGATACATCCTCTGTGACACAAACAAAATACGCCATTCTGATGGATCCTAAAACGAGAGGTTTCAACCGATTTGCCATCCATGCGATCATTCCTTTTAAATGGCAGCTGTTCCCCAATAATAATCCACCCACGGGTATCCTAACTATTGAACAAGATACTACCGGAATAATGTTTGGACCGGATGTTGAAATAAATAAACAGGTATTAGCTAAGCTACTGCAGCTTTTCAAACGCTATATATAA
- a CDS encoding response regulator, translated as MAIDRAQVLIVDDTPANIFVMKTALESLDVTIITATNGNEALTQLIQHKIAVVLLDVQMPYMDGFEVAELMREHEETRYIPIIFVTAFDQDKNFIFRGYQAGGVDYIFKPFDVNVLKSKVAVFVNIYQQKYELSKQTNELSLLLREKECLIDHIEEQNKRKDLLIEENQQQKKKLDNYFRLKLLSLAGLFILVILIGLVYNTNMARKNSELLLRTDELHQLNDYTVALNEAYQKFIPYDILKLLNKDSILEVKVGDQVLKDMIVLFVDVRGYSTIAENLSSEENMQLINHLLELMQNPILERNGIINKYLGDGLMALFHTNANDALDAAIALLKNIEAYSYQRLGEDKPPIRVGIGIDKGEMMVGTVGTKNRMEQTVVSDAVNVASRIEGMTKMYGASLLISENIYHNLTNPSQYTIRLMDTVKVKGRNKNVIVYQVFDGECQASKELCKKTMKDFGEGLLLFREKKFSEALHAFQKVLEINHDDITAAIFKERCIQCMNGPVENDWSHVRILENK; from the coding sequence ATGGCTATCGATAGGGCTCAAGTATTAATTGTAGACGATACCCCCGCCAATATCTTTGTAATGAAAACGGCATTGGAATCTCTTGATGTAACCATTATCACCGCTACGAATGGGAATGAAGCCCTGACACAGCTGATTCAGCATAAAATTGCCGTCGTTTTGCTCGATGTGCAAATGCCTTACATGGACGGCTTTGAAGTCGCAGAACTTATGCGCGAGCACGAAGAAACGCGGTATATCCCCATCATCTTTGTTACGGCTTTCGACCAAGATAAAAACTTCATTTTCCGCGGTTATCAGGCTGGGGGGGTCGACTATATTTTCAAACCTTTCGATGTGAATGTCCTAAAAAGCAAAGTCGCTGTCTTTGTGAACATCTATCAGCAGAAATACGAATTATCTAAACAAACAAATGAGCTTTCCCTTCTATTAAGGGAAAAAGAATGCCTCATAGACCACATTGAAGAGCAGAATAAAAGAAAAGACCTTTTGATCGAAGAAAACCAGCAACAAAAAAAGAAACTGGATAATTACTTCCGATTAAAGCTCTTATCCTTAGCAGGGCTCTTTATATTGGTGATTCTTATCGGGCTTGTTTACAACACTAACATGGCCAGGAAGAACTCAGAACTTCTTTTACGGACGGATGAATTACATCAGCTGAATGACTACACTGTGGCTCTGAACGAAGCTTATCAAAAATTCATTCCCTATGACATCTTAAAACTCCTTAATAAAGATAGTATCTTAGAAGTCAAAGTAGGTGACCAAGTCCTAAAGGATATGATCGTTCTCTTCGTCGATGTTAGAGGCTACAGCACGATTGCTGAAAACCTTTCTTCCGAAGAAAACATGCAGCTGATCAACCACCTGCTAGAGCTCATGCAAAATCCTATTCTTGAACGGAATGGGATTATCAATAAATACCTTGGGGATGGCCTAATGGCCCTTTTTCATACGAATGCTAATGACGCCTTGGATGCAGCCATCGCCCTTTTGAAAAATATTGAAGCATATAGCTACCAACGTTTGGGAGAAGATAAACCTCCCATCAGAGTAGGGATTGGCATAGATAAAGGCGAGATGATGGTAGGCACGGTAGGAACAAAAAACCGTATGGAACAAACCGTAGTCTCCGATGCTGTCAATGTGGCCTCACGTATTGAAGGCATGACAAAAATGTACGGCGCATCCCTCCTCATCAGTGAAAACATCTACCATAATTTAACCAATCCCTCACAATATACAATTCGTCTTATGGATACTGTTAAGGTCAAAGGTAGAAATAAGAACGTCATTGTCTACCAGGTTTTCGACGGAGAATGCCAAGCTTCCAAAGAGCTTTGCAAAAAAACAATGAAAGATTTTGGAGAAGGACTTCTGCTGTTTAGAGAAAAAAAATTCTCTGAGGCTTTACATGCTTTTCAAAAAGTTTTAGAGATAAATCATGATGATATTACGGCGGCTATTTTCAAAGAGAGATGCATTCAGTGTATGAATGGACCTGTAGAGAATGACTGGTCGCATGTACGCATATTAGAAAATAAGTAA
- a CDS encoding response regulator, with product MSETSLRHILVVDDHYPNHLAVASVLKKLPFQITKAFSGQEALNLVAQQSFALILMDVKMPGMNGYEAAQAIQVLPGYSSVPIIFMTAADSHEENSLSIYTINSPQFIYKPFDSENLINKITSILS from the coding sequence ATGTCAGAAACATCCCTGCGCCACATTCTTGTCGTGGATGATCACTATCCTAACCATCTAGCAGTAGCCAGCGTCTTAAAAAAACTCCCTTTTCAGATCACTAAAGCTTTTTCAGGGCAAGAGGCTCTAAATTTGGTAGCTCAACAGTCCTTCGCATTGATATTAATGGATGTGAAAATGCCGGGTATGAATGGTTATGAGGCTGCTCAAGCTATTCAAGTACTTCCAGGGTATTCTTCGGTGCCTATTATTTTTATGACCGCCGCAGATAGCCACGAGGAAAACTCACTGAGTATATACACTATCAATAGTCCTCAGTTCATTTATAAACCCTTTGATTCTGAAAACCTTATTAATAAAATCACCTCAATACTGAGTTAA
- a CDS encoding chemotaxis protein CheB — MKEKFKAIVCGGSAGGFESLENIIKTLPKDFSLPIIVVLHVGQEGGKYFASLIKRFTSLAVREPVEKEYVVPGVIYIAPPGYHLLVEEDYTFSYSSEEKVCFSRPSIDVLFSSAAEAYREQLIGILLSGANTDGSEGIADIMNRKGITIVEDPQTAKFQLMPSSAIKRTPSTLILNSSEMSVKITQLLKQGKD, encoded by the coding sequence ATGAAAGAAAAATTTAAAGCAATTGTCTGTGGGGGCTCTGCCGGAGGTTTCGAGAGCTTGGAAAATATTATCAAGACTCTTCCAAAAGATTTTTCGCTTCCGATTATTGTCGTTTTGCATGTCGGTCAGGAAGGTGGGAAATACTTTGCATCACTCATTAAAAGATTCACCTCGTTGGCCGTGCGTGAGCCTGTAGAGAAAGAATATGTCGTGCCGGGTGTAATCTATATCGCTCCTCCGGGCTATCACCTGCTAGTGGAAGAAGACTATACTTTCAGCTACTCTTCAGAAGAAAAAGTGTGCTTTTCTCGTCCATCCATTGACGTTCTTTTCTCCTCAGCTGCAGAGGCATATAGGGAACAACTCATCGGTATACTATTGAGCGGTGCCAACACCGACGGGAGCGAGGGGATAGCTGATATTATGAATAGAAAAGGGATTACGATTGTGGAAGATCCTCAAACTGCTAAATTTCAATTAATGCCTTCTTCAGCTATCAAGAGAACTCCTTCCACTCTTATTCTGAACTCAAGTGAAATGTCTGTTAAAATAACCCAACTCTTAAAGCAAGGAAAAGACTAA
- a CDS encoding CheR family methyltransferase: MLSHDIEQIEFDLFIKAIYKRHGYDFGNYSKASILRRLKLFLEKSPYSNLSECISPLLRDENFFGNLLSTCLISVTELFRDPSFFKTCIQKIVPILKTYPFIKIWHAGCATGEEVYSMAILLTEMGFSKKFLLYGTDINHEALRVAQEGIYRIDELERASLRYTEAGGKYSLSHYYHQKYGYGKFLDSLKENVVFSTHNLDTDGIFGDMHVILCRNVLIYFKRPLQNKVISLFQNSLVHRGFLCLGPKESMDFMEKKDKFEVISEREKIFRKL, from the coding sequence ATGCTTTCCCATGATATAGAACAAATTGAATTCGATCTGTTTATTAAGGCTATCTATAAACGGCATGGATATGATTTCGGAAACTATTCTAAAGCTTCAATCCTTCGACGGTTGAAGCTTTTTCTGGAAAAATCCCCTTATAGTAACCTTTCAGAGTGTATTTCTCCTCTGCTTAGAGACGAGAACTTTTTCGGCAACCTCCTCTCCACATGCCTTATTTCAGTGACAGAGTTGTTCCGTGACCCCTCGTTTTTTAAAACATGCATTCAAAAGATCGTTCCCATCTTAAAGACATATCCTTTCATAAAAATTTGGCATGCAGGATGCGCTACAGGGGAAGAAGTGTATTCTATGGCCATTCTGTTGACAGAGATGGGCTTCAGTAAAAAATTCCTTCTCTACGGCACTGACATAAATCATGAGGCTTTAAGAGTAGCTCAAGAAGGTATTTATCGCATAGATGAATTGGAAAGGGCCTCACTCCGCTATACTGAAGCGGGAGGAAAATACTCTCTTTCTCATTATTATCATCAAAAATATGGTTACGGCAAATTCTTAGACTCGTTAAAAGAGAATGTCGTATTTTCTACCCATAACTTAGATACTGATGGCATTTTCGGTGATATGCACGTGATCCTATGTCGTAATGTCCTAATCTATTTTAAGCGCCCTCTGCAAAATAAAGTGATCAGCTTATTTCAAAATAGCCTTGTCCATAGGGGATTCCTCTGTCTAGGGCCTAAAGAGAGCATGGATTTCATGGAAAAGAAAGATAAATTTGAAGTGATTTCTGAAAGAGAAAAAATTTTCAGAAAACTTTAG
- a CDS encoding response regulator, with amino-acid sequence MGQPHVIEHKPVIINEIKCCEVESSFLQEIAQPQCLEHKPIIVNEIKEIDDRNSVQRGDPVLLIVEDDISFSMILKGICHKKGYKCLWASTGAEALDLSQKYLPKGITLDIELPDMSGRQILEKLKENPETSQIPVHVISFDADEALSLQKGAVGHLTKPVMSSDIEKALSNVCHTQKRSIKNVLVVEDTYSEQQAISNIIKNKNIFATIVDSGLKAIEKIQNEQFDCIILDLQLPDISGAELLRRINTLPTIKLPPVIVYTGRDLNKEEFDELNEYTSSFILKGINSKDRLLDELDLFLHKIKSKDNSQQNTQAPSNPNQSIENVKVLVVDDDMRNTFALSSALKKKGLVIILADNGKTALDKLQSEPGIELVIMDIMMPVMDGYEAISRIRMQKQYDNIPIIALTAKILPEDKNKAFEVGANDFLTKPVDVDKLLSLIKLWYAHAQNNLVRK; translated from the coding sequence ATGGGCCAGCCTCATGTGATTGAACATAAACCTGTAATAATCAATGAGATAAAGTGTTGCGAGGTTGAAAGTTCATTTCTACAAGAAATAGCTCAGCCCCAGTGTTTGGAGCATAAACCAATAATTGTTAATGAGATAAAGGAAATTGACGATAGAAATTCGGTTCAAAGGGGAGATCCAGTTCTCCTTATTGTGGAAGATGACATCAGCTTCTCTATGATTTTAAAAGGGATTTGCCATAAGAAAGGTTATAAATGCCTATGGGCTTCCACAGGGGCGGAAGCCTTAGATCTATCACAGAAATATCTTCCTAAAGGCATAACCCTTGATATAGAACTACCCGACATGAGCGGCAGGCAAATATTGGAAAAGTTGAAGGAAAACCCTGAGACAAGCCAAATACCTGTCCATGTGATTTCTTTTGATGCCGATGAAGCGCTTTCCCTTCAAAAAGGAGCGGTGGGACATTTGACCAAGCCTGTCATGTCCTCAGACATTGAAAAAGCTCTTTCTAATGTGTGCCATACTCAGAAGAGAAGCATCAAAAATGTACTGGTTGTTGAAGATACCTACAGCGAACAACAGGCCATTTCTAACATCATTAAAAACAAAAATATTTTTGCCACTATCGTTGATAGCGGTCTTAAAGCTATCGAGAAGATTCAAAATGAACAGTTTGATTGCATCATCCTCGACCTGCAATTGCCTGATATATCGGGCGCAGAGCTGTTAAGGCGTATTAATACACTGCCTACCATTAAACTGCCCCCGGTTATAGTCTACACCGGACGCGACCTAAATAAAGAGGAATTTGATGAACTCAACGAATACACCTCCAGCTTTATTCTTAAAGGTATTAATTCTAAAGACCGTCTTTTAGATGAATTAGACCTCTTTTTACACAAAATTAAATCCAAAGATAATTCCCAGCAGAATACCCAGGCTCCCAGCAACCCAAATCAGTCTATTGAAAATGTAAAAGTTCTCGTTGTTGATGATGATATGCGCAATACCTTTGCACTTTCTTCCGCATTGAAAAAGAAAGGTCTTGTCATCATCTTAGCGGATAACGGAAAAACAGCTTTAGATAAATTGCAAAGCGAGCCCGGCATCGAACTGGTCATCATGGACATAATGATGCCCGTGATGGATGGATATGAGGCTATCAGCAGAATAAGGATGCAAAAACAATATGATAACATCCCTATCATTGCCTTAACGGCGAAAATCTTGCCCGAAGATAAAAACAAAGCTTTCGAAGTCGGTGCAAATGACTTCTTAACTAAGCCGGTAGACGTAGATAAACTGCTCAGCTTAATTAAACTGTGGTATGCACATGCCCAAAATAATCTTGTGAGGAAATGA
- a CDS encoding ATP-binding protein produces MSENFLQNLDPIMLKTRFNIQEEELEIIRQSGVEAKKYLDVFIEDMYKWMPSLREFKTFFINESMIPHVKFQQKAYWAVFFNGRIDQDYVKNRTTIGFTHARINLPINTYCVGMNFSIEWWMSRTDEFISDHAKSALFSSAFRKLCSLDIALITESYSQLMNDKVKALLDDTNSILDKVTMVAESIAIGDFSQGYKSTGEQDKRLSAAINQMMDNLKEVVKQTKIIAQGRYDIEFTPLSDLDELGKAVSEMTRALREMSYESKKSAWIKTGQAELSNIMRGDQDLRELGKNIISFLSKYAGALMGTIYQVDYTMEKTLELVGSYAFHRRKGDRSKIQFGEGLVGQCALEKEIIVFSNVPDDYTTISSSLGEAIPKNILVSPLLIEKELIGVMELASHDVFDSTKMELLRQVSENVAIALKSCQNSEKMKFLLDDSKRQSDELQAQQEELRCTNEELQSQQEMLRKSNEELERQTSVLKKSEEEIKNKNEELNLKTTYLETQSSEIKVKSTQIEKAKGELEHRAKELELASKYKSEFLANMSHELRTPLNSLLILSKSLAENEDGNLTKEQIESASVIHRGGQDLLTLINDILDLSKVEAGKLQIQIDEVKFQSIIENLKRSFGPIANERGLQFVQEIYNLSNTTLKTDGHRAEQILKNFLSNAFKFTQKGSVTFKIHPPAPQTQFRSPLLSPYNCIGFSVIDTGIGISKDKQDIIFQAFQQGDGSTSRKYGGTGLGLSISRELSRILNGEIHIESEIGKGSTFTLYLPLEHKEAVTEKKKEWASLM; encoded by the coding sequence ATGTCTGAAAATTTCCTCCAAAATCTAGATCCTATCATGTTGAAAACTCGTTTTAACATACAGGAAGAAGAACTTGAAATCATTAGACAGTCAGGTGTGGAAGCAAAAAAATATTTAGACGTTTTTATTGAAGATATGTACAAATGGATGCCTTCTCTGCGCGAGTTTAAAACGTTTTTTATTAATGAATCGATGATTCCCCATGTTAAATTCCAGCAGAAAGCCTATTGGGCGGTTTTTTTCAACGGACGTATAGACCAGGACTATGTCAAAAACCGGACAACGATCGGCTTCACACATGCACGCATTAACCTTCCTATCAACACCTACTGCGTGGGTATGAACTTCTCCATTGAATGGTGGATGAGCCGTACGGACGAATTTATTTCAGATCATGCTAAAAGCGCTCTCTTTTCCTCTGCCTTCAGAAAGCTTTGCAGCCTTGACATAGCCCTCATTACAGAATCTTACAGTCAGTTGATGAACGATAAGGTGAAAGCCCTACTGGATGATACAAACTCCATCCTGGATAAAGTGACAATGGTGGCAGAGTCCATTGCTATCGGGGATTTCTCCCAAGGCTATAAGTCGACAGGGGAACAAGACAAACGCCTTTCAGCCGCTATCAACCAGATGATGGATAACCTTAAAGAGGTCGTTAAACAAACTAAGATTATTGCGCAAGGTAGATACGATATTGAATTTACCCCTCTAAGCGATCTCGATGAACTGGGTAAAGCCGTTAGTGAGATGACCAGGGCCCTTCGCGAAATGTCCTATGAAAGTAAGAAGTCGGCTTGGATTAAAACCGGTCAAGCTGAGCTCTCCAATATAATGCGGGGAGACCAAGACCTTAGGGAACTAGGCAAGAATATCATCTCCTTCTTATCAAAGTACGCAGGTGCGTTGATGGGCACTATCTACCAGGTCGACTACACCATGGAAAAAACCCTAGAACTAGTCGGCAGCTACGCCTTCCACCGCCGTAAAGGCGACCGCAGTAAAATCCAATTCGGCGAAGGTCTGGTCGGACAGTGCGCACTCGAAAAAGAGATCATCGTCTTCTCAAATGTTCCTGATGACTACACCACCATCAGTTCCAGCTTAGGCGAAGCTATACCTAAAAATATTCTTGTCTCACCGCTATTGATCGAAAAAGAACTGATAGGCGTTATGGAGCTTGCTTCGCATGATGTCTTTGACAGCACCAAAATGGAACTTTTGCGCCAGGTGAGCGAAAATGTCGCTATCGCGCTAAAATCCTGCCAAAATAGCGAGAAGATGAAATTCCTTCTTGACGATAGTAAGCGTCAATCCGATGAGCTGCAAGCGCAACAGGAAGAACTCCGCTGCACTAACGAAGAGCTGCAGTCCCAGCAAGAAATGCTCCGAAAAAGTAATGAGGAATTGGAAAGACAAACTTCTGTCCTTAAGAAATCCGAAGAAGAAATTAAGAATAAGAATGAAGAACTTAACCTTAAGACGACATATCTGGAGACACAGTCTAGCGAAATTAAGGTGAAGAGTACCCAAATTGAAAAAGCCAAAGGTGAATTGGAACACCGCGCAAAAGAGCTTGAATTAGCTAGCAAGTACAAGTCGGAGTTTCTAGCCAACATGTCGCATGAGCTAAGAACACCGCTGAACAGTCTGCTTATCCTCAGTAAAAGCCTCGCAGAAAACGAAGACGGCAACCTCACCAAAGAACAAATCGAATCTGCAAGTGTTATCCATCGCGGCGGTCAGGATCTACTTACCCTTATCAACGATATCTTAGACCTTTCAAAAGTGGAAGCGGGAAAACTACAGATTCAAATCGATGAAGTGAAATTTCAATCCATTATTGAAAATCTAAAGCGATCTTTTGGGCCCATAGCCAATGAAAGAGGCCTCCAATTCGTACAAGAAATTTATAACCTATCGAACACTACACTAAAAACAGATGGTCATCGGGCAGAGCAGATATTAAAGAACTTCCTCTCTAACGCCTTTAAGTTTACGCAAAAGGGGAGTGTGACCTTTAAAATCCACCCTCCTGCCCCGCAAACACAATTCCGTTCACCCTTACTTTCTCCCTACAATTGCATCGGTTTCTCTGTGATAGATACAGGAATCGGTATTTCAAAAGACAAACAAGACATCATCTTCCAAGCTTTCCAACAGGGCGATGGGTCAACCAGCAGAAAATACGGTGGAACCGGCCTAGGCCTCTCCATCTCAAGAGAACTTTCTAGGATACTTAATGGTGAAATCCACATTGAAAGCGAAATAGGCAAGGGCAGTACCTTCACTCTCTATCTTCCTCTTGAACATAAAGAAGCTGTTACGGAAAAAAAAAAGGAATGGGCCAGCCTCATGTGA
- the lptB gene encoding LPS export ABC transporter ATP-binding protein, whose amino-acid sequence MMTPDSSQPVLRVEGLIKSYGNKRVVDGLSFEVSAGEIVGLLGPNGAGKTTAFYMTMGLIKPDGGKVWFKGQDVTRWPIHQRAHAGMGYLAQEPSIFRPLTVEENILSILETLPLSKTQRNEKLQQLLAELHLEHLAKKVSVALSGGERRRLEITRALVTNPQCLLLDEPFANIDPISVEEVKALVKLLASRNISVLITDHNAREIFSLVDRSYLVYEGKVLCSGDVNDLVNDPLVRTRYLGEHFHM is encoded by the coding sequence ATGATGACGCCGGATAGCTCCCAGCCTGTGCTAAGAGTCGAAGGGTTGATAAAATCCTACGGAAATAAACGCGTAGTGGATGGTCTATCCTTCGAAGTGAGTGCAGGCGAAATCGTAGGACTCCTGGGCCCCAACGGTGCCGGTAAAACCACTGCATTCTATATGACAATGGGATTGATTAAGCCTGACGGAGGCAAAGTCTGGTTTAAAGGACAAGACGTTACACGTTGGCCCATACACCAACGAGCGCATGCAGGAATGGGTTATCTTGCGCAAGAACCCTCTATCTTCCGTCCTTTGACTGTGGAAGAAAATATTCTTAGCATACTTGAAACCTTACCGCTATCTAAAACGCAGCGTAATGAAAAGCTCCAACAGCTTTTAGCAGAACTGCATTTGGAACATCTTGCAAAGAAAGTCTCTGTAGCCTTATCTGGCGGAGAGAGACGCCGTTTAGAAATTACCCGCGCCCTAGTGACCAATCCCCAATGCTTACTTCTAGATGAGCCTTTTGCCAATATTGATCCCATCTCCGTCGAAGAAGTCAAAGCCCTGGTGAAGTTGTTGGCTAGCCGCAATATTAGCGTCCTCATCACCGACCATAATGCACGTGAGATCTTCAGCCTTGTCGACCGCAGCTATCTTGTCTACGAGGGTAAGGTTCTATGCAGCGGAGATGTGAACGACCTTGTAAATGATCCTTTGGTTAGGACACGCTATTTAGGTGAACATTTCCATATGTAA